The Georgenia faecalis genome includes a window with the following:
- a CDS encoding VOC family protein produces MDRMIFVNLPVSDLDVSRRFYVGLGFAVNELFTDDQGVCIVVSDAVCLILLPSERFAEFAPSTVADPRRITQVLNALSADSRAEVDALVARALTHGGTEYRDAMEDGPGYARAVTDPDGHAWEFLYYDLAAVR; encoded by the coding sequence ATGGACCGCATGATCTTCGTCAACCTGCCCGTCTCCGACCTCGACGTCTCCCGCCGCTTCTACGTCGGCCTCGGCTTCGCGGTCAACGAGCTCTTCACCGACGACCAGGGCGTGTGCATCGTCGTCTCGGACGCGGTCTGCCTGATCCTGCTCCCGTCCGAGCGCTTCGCCGAGTTCGCGCCGTCGACGGTCGCCGACCCCCGCCGGATCACCCAGGTGCTCAACGCCCTGTCCGCCGACTCGCGGGCGGAGGTCGACGCGCTCGTCGCCCGCGCGCTCACCCACGGCGGCACCGAGTACCGCGACGCCATGGAGGACGGCCCGGGGTACGCCCGCGCGGTCACCGACCCCGACGGCCACGCCTGGGAGTTTCTCTACTACGACCTCGCGGCCGTGCGCTGA
- a CDS encoding SurA N-terminal domain-containing protein: MRKNVLLGVSLAFSLMAVGACSGGSDDAATDGTPSATSTATSTASASAEPTAPADPNAAPEPDLEGIPDVVAVVNGEEIGRDEFVSTYEGMFSQYAMQAQMSGQPVDQDLLKAQVADNMVGNTLLIQEADNRGFTATPDAVDAALAEMAEQNGLESADAVITALTEQGMTEEEIRSQLETQVKVEQLIADEAGDTTPTDEEVQAAYDEAVAQQEAAGAASGQTAEMPPLEEVRPQVEEQVRSQKEGAAVEALVTSLRESADVTINLE; this comes from the coding sequence ATGAGGAAAAACGTACTGCTGGGCGTGAGCCTGGCCTTCTCGCTGATGGCCGTCGGGGCCTGCAGCGGCGGCTCCGACGACGCCGCGACCGACGGCACGCCCAGCGCGACGTCGACCGCCACGTCGACCGCCTCCGCGTCCGCCGAGCCGACGGCGCCCGCCGACCCCAACGCCGCCCCGGAGCCCGACCTCGAGGGCATCCCGGACGTCGTCGCCGTCGTCAACGGCGAGGAGATCGGCCGCGACGAGTTCGTCTCCACGTACGAGGGGATGTTCTCCCAGTACGCCATGCAGGCGCAGATGTCCGGCCAGCCGGTCGACCAGGACCTGCTCAAGGCGCAGGTCGCCGACAACATGGTGGGCAACACGCTGCTCATCCAGGAGGCCGACAACCGCGGCTTCACCGCCACCCCGGACGCCGTCGACGCCGCGCTCGCCGAGATGGCGGAGCAGAACGGGCTCGAGTCGGCCGACGCCGTCATCACCGCGCTCACCGAGCAGGGGATGACCGAGGAGGAGATCCGCTCTCAGCTGGAGACCCAGGTCAAGGTCGAGCAGCTCATCGCCGACGAGGCGGGGGACACCACGCCCACCGACGAGGAGGTCCAGGCCGCCTACGACGAGGCCGTCGCCCAGCAGGAGGCGGCCGGCGCCGCGTCCGGCCAGACGGCCGAGATGCCGCCGCTGGAGGAGGTCCGCCCGCAGGTCGAGGAGCAGGTGCGCTCGCAGAAGGAGGGGGCCGCCGTCGAGGCGCTCGTCACCTCCCTGCGGGAGAGCGCGGACGTGACGATCAACCTCGAGTAG
- a CDS encoding PHP domain-containing protein — protein MDPVEALKRVAYLLERDLAEPHRVKAFRKAAWRLEALPAGELEERLAAGTLTQLPDVGPRTAAVAAEAARGAVPAYLADLEARARPLVEGGEVVRGWLRGDLHTHSDWSDGGSPIAEMAQAAVAAGHSYVALTDHSPRLTVARGLSPERLREQLDVVARLNAELAPFRILTGIEVDITEDGSLDQEPELLAELDVVVASVHSQLRMDAATMTRRMVTAIANPAVDVLGHCTGRLVTGGRGTRPESQFDAEIVFEACRRFDVAVEINSRPERRDPPTRLLALADETGCRFAIDTDAHAPGQLDFLDHGCARAQEQGITRDRVVNAMDVDDLLAWTRR, from the coding sequence GTGGATCCCGTCGAGGCACTCAAGCGCGTCGCCTACCTCCTCGAGCGAGACCTCGCCGAGCCGCACCGGGTCAAGGCGTTCCGCAAGGCCGCGTGGCGGCTCGAGGCGCTGCCCGCCGGCGAGCTCGAGGAGCGCCTCGCCGCCGGGACGCTCACGCAGCTGCCCGACGTCGGCCCGAGGACGGCGGCCGTGGCGGCGGAGGCGGCCCGCGGCGCGGTGCCCGCCTACCTCGCCGACCTCGAGGCGCGGGCCCGCCCGCTCGTCGAGGGCGGGGAGGTGGTCCGCGGCTGGCTGCGCGGGGACCTGCACACCCACTCCGACTGGTCCGACGGCGGCAGCCCGATCGCGGAGATGGCCCAGGCCGCCGTCGCCGCCGGCCACTCCTACGTCGCCCTCACCGACCACTCCCCGCGCCTCACAGTGGCCCGGGGGCTGAGCCCGGAGCGGCTGCGCGAGCAGCTCGACGTGGTCGCCCGGCTCAACGCCGAGCTCGCGCCGTTCCGGATCCTCACCGGCATCGAGGTCGACATCACCGAGGACGGCTCGCTCGACCAGGAACCGGAGCTGCTCGCCGAGCTCGACGTCGTCGTCGCCTCCGTCCACTCCCAGCTGCGGATGGACGCCGCCACGATGACCCGGCGGATGGTCACCGCCATCGCGAACCCCGCGGTCGACGTCCTCGGCCACTGCACGGGGCGGCTCGTCACCGGCGGGCGCGGCACCCGGCCCGAGTCACAGTTCGACGCCGAGATCGTCTTCGAGGCGTGCCGGCGCTTCGACGTCGCCGTCGAGATCAACTCCCGGCCCGAGCGGCGTGACCCGCCCACCCGGCTGCTCGCCCTCGCCGACGAGACCGGCTGCCGGTTCGCCATCGACACCGACGCGCACGCCCCCGGCCAGCTCGACTTCCTCGACCACGGCTGCGCCCGGGCGCAGGAGCAGGGGATCACCCGCGACCGGGTCGTCAACGCGATGGACGTCGACGACCTGCTCGCCTGGACGCGTCGCTGA
- a CDS encoding maleylpyruvate isomerase N-terminal domain-containing protein — translation MDFLDVIRSESARFSALARQLAPQAPVPTCPGWTGADLVYHLAEVQDFWAYVAVGSDGEDVAPLPRPENPAALPGLFDDASRRLATALAGADPGDVCWSWDDDGHHVGWVLRRQAHEALIHRVDAELAAGVPVTPVADELAADGVDEILAVMVAGVPGWSSFHPDGAAVRLEVADGAQAGRSWTLRVGRFRGVGPDSGREWDLPAAELTKDPATARTAVPLVGGAWELDRWLWGRGTLATLEALEPEQRAVAEGFRAMVAATTQ, via the coding sequence GTGGACTTCCTCGACGTCATCCGCTCGGAGTCGGCACGCTTCTCCGCACTCGCCCGCCAGCTCGCGCCCCAGGCGCCCGTCCCCACGTGCCCCGGGTGGACCGGCGCCGACCTCGTCTACCACCTCGCGGAGGTCCAGGACTTCTGGGCGTACGTGGCGGTGGGGTCCGACGGCGAGGACGTGGCCCCGCTCCCCCGGCCCGAGAACCCTGCCGCGCTGCCGGGCCTGTTCGACGACGCGAGCCGGCGCCTGGCGACCGCGCTCGCCGGTGCCGATCCCGGGGATGTGTGCTGGTCCTGGGACGACGACGGCCACCACGTCGGGTGGGTGCTGCGCCGGCAGGCGCACGAGGCGCTCATCCACCGCGTCGACGCCGAGCTCGCGGCCGGCGTCCCCGTCACCCCGGTCGCCGACGAGCTCGCCGCGGACGGCGTCGACGAGATCCTCGCGGTCATGGTCGCCGGCGTGCCGGGCTGGAGCTCCTTCCACCCCGACGGGGCGGCGGTGCGCCTCGAGGTGGCCGACGGCGCCCAGGCGGGCCGGTCCTGGACGCTGCGGGTCGGCCGCTTCCGCGGGGTGGGTCCGGACTCGGGCCGGGAGTGGGACCTGCCGGCGGCCGAGCTCACCAAGGACCCCGCAACCGCGCGGACGGCCGTGCCGCTCGTGGGCGGTGCGTGGGAGCTGGACCGGTGGTTGTGGGGGCGCGGCACCCTCGCCACGCTCGAGGCCCTCGAGCCGGAGCAGCGCGCCGTCGCCGAGGGGTTCCGCGCCATGGTGGCCGCCACGACGCAGTGA
- a CDS encoding FAD-dependent oxidoreductase, whose amino-acid sequence MTAYDHLLSPGTIGPLTTRNRIVLPPMHLEYGTTINDRELAYYAARSAGGAGLLITGTMTTTEAFEVNEGWPKVLDDSSIPGLRRLADAVHASGGLIAGQLTPGSGRVGGPEPGRSVPVSASPTPWLANPSQTCRALSTEEVELLVTRFGEAAARLAAAGFDAVDIHSHTGYLLDQFMSAQWNQRTDRYGGSLENRLRLAVDLIEAARRAAPGLAITFRLTVDHHMPGGRRLADALEMAPLIAAAGVDLLMVDDGAFETVDWIFPPYYMGDAPLLAGAAAVRRVVDVPVMATGNITPEIGERAVASGEVDFIGMGRALIADPELPLKLAAGQPEDIRPCIRCNQLCVGNVLAKIPVGCAVNPVAGFEEERRLVPATTAKRIAVVGAGPAGLEAARVAALRGHTVDVYDRGEHTGGVLWPAATPDFKRELRRMVTWWEGQLADLPVTLHLGHDITADSPELATADEVVVATGSVQVMPRSIEGIDRENVVDVLQFHEGAPVGHRVVVAGGGLSGADAALELAREGHAVTVVEMADDIARDMLVVNRITLLRQLAEEGVTLLTEHAVEAVTDEGVLARGPEGPVTVPTDTVIIALGSRPRTTLAEELHARGATNVHPVGDCVEPAKVGEAINEAYVLAASL is encoded by the coding sequence ATGACCGCCTACGACCACCTGCTCAGCCCCGGCACGATCGGGCCCCTCACCACCCGCAACCGCATCGTCCTGCCGCCCATGCACCTCGAGTACGGCACCACGATCAACGACCGCGAGCTCGCCTACTACGCCGCGCGGTCAGCGGGGGGCGCCGGTCTCCTCATCACCGGGACGATGACCACCACGGAGGCCTTCGAGGTCAACGAGGGGTGGCCGAAGGTGCTCGACGACTCCTCGATCCCGGGGCTGCGCCGCCTCGCCGACGCGGTGCACGCCAGCGGCGGCCTCATCGCCGGCCAGCTCACGCCGGGGTCCGGACGCGTCGGCGGGCCGGAGCCGGGGCGGTCGGTGCCCGTGTCGGCGTCGCCCACCCCGTGGTTGGCCAACCCCTCGCAGACCTGCCGTGCGCTGAGCACCGAGGAGGTAGAGCTCCTCGTCACGCGGTTCGGCGAGGCCGCCGCACGGCTCGCCGCCGCGGGCTTCGACGCCGTCGACATCCACTCCCACACCGGGTACCTGCTCGACCAGTTCATGAGCGCGCAGTGGAACCAGCGAACCGACCGCTACGGCGGCAGCCTCGAGAACCGGCTGCGCCTCGCCGTCGACCTCATCGAGGCGGCACGACGCGCCGCGCCCGGCCTGGCGATCACGTTCCGCCTCACCGTCGACCACCACATGCCCGGTGGGCGCCGGCTGGCGGACGCGCTCGAGATGGCGCCGCTCATCGCGGCGGCCGGGGTGGACCTCCTCATGGTCGACGACGGCGCTTTCGAGACCGTCGACTGGATCTTCCCGCCCTACTACATGGGGGACGCGCCCCTGCTCGCCGGGGCCGCGGCGGTGCGCAGGGTCGTCGACGTCCCCGTCATGGCGACCGGGAACATCACCCCGGAGATCGGCGAACGCGCCGTCGCCTCCGGGGAGGTCGACTTCATCGGCATGGGGCGCGCGCTCATCGCCGACCCGGAGCTGCCGCTCAAGCTCGCGGCCGGCCAGCCCGAGGACATCCGCCCCTGCATCCGGTGCAACCAGCTGTGCGTCGGGAACGTGCTGGCGAAGATCCCCGTGGGCTGCGCCGTCAACCCGGTGGCGGGCTTCGAGGAGGAGCGCCGGCTCGTCCCCGCGACGACGGCGAAGCGGATCGCCGTCGTCGGGGCCGGGCCGGCGGGGCTCGAGGCGGCGCGGGTCGCGGCCCTGCGCGGTCATACGGTCGACGTCTACGACCGCGGCGAGCACACCGGCGGCGTGCTGTGGCCCGCCGCGACACCCGACTTCAAGCGCGAGCTGCGGCGCATGGTGACGTGGTGGGAGGGGCAGCTCGCCGACCTGCCCGTCACGCTGCACCTGGGCCACGACATCACCGCCGACTCCCCCGAGCTCGCGACCGCCGACGAGGTGGTCGTGGCGACCGGTTCCGTCCAGGTGATGCCCCGGTCGATCGAGGGGATCGACCGGGAGAACGTCGTCGACGTGCTCCAGTTCCACGAGGGGGCACCCGTCGGGCACCGCGTGGTGGTCGCCGGTGGTGGCCTCTCCGGCGCGGACGCCGCGCTCGAGCTCGCCCGTGAGGGGCACGCGGTCACCGTCGTCGAGATGGCGGACGACATCGCCCGCGACATGCTCGTCGTCAACAGGATCACGCTCCTGCGCCAGCTCGCCGAGGAGGGCGTCACGCTGCTCACCGAGCACGCCGTCGAGGCCGTCACCGACGAGGGCGTGCTGGCGCGTGGGCCCGAGGGGCCGGTGACCGTGCCCACCGACACGGTCATCATCGCCCTGGGCAGTCGCCCACGGACGACGCTCGCCGAGGAGCTCCACGCCCGCGGCGCGACGAACGTCCACCCGGTCGGGGACTGCGTGGAGCCGGCGAAGGTCGGGGAGGCGATCAACGAGGCCTACGTGCTCGCGGCGTCCCTGTAA
- a CDS encoding sigma-70 family RNA polymerase sigma factor, which produces MAMEAVPQRQRAEDVARSGSDDVIALLEPLRREILAHCYRMTGSVHDAEDLVQETYLRAWRSFHGFENRSSLRTWVFRIATNACLTYLQGRARRPLPTGLGAPASDPATAPREDHATAWAEPLPDALVWADAPEDPAARTVTRDSVRLAFVAALQHLTAQQRAVLLLRDVLAWRASEVAEALDLTVAGVNSTLQRARARMAAVDTQARPELPDDDRRRRLLAAYVAAFEAYDVAAIVELVATDVVWEMPPFEDWYLGAEDVGRLISTWCPATAAGDMRVVRTAANGLPTLALYLRGEDGVHRAFQLQQLTVTADGVSHVTCWFSRELFTTFGLPQALPV; this is translated from the coding sequence ATGGCCATGGAGGCTGTGCCACAGCGCCAGCGCGCCGAGGACGTCGCCCGCAGCGGCTCGGACGACGTCATCGCCCTGCTCGAGCCGCTGCGCCGGGAGATCCTCGCCCACTGCTACCGGATGACCGGGTCCGTGCACGACGCGGAGGACCTCGTCCAGGAGACGTACCTGCGCGCGTGGCGCTCCTTCCACGGGTTCGAGAACCGCTCGTCCCTGCGGACCTGGGTGTTCCGCATCGCCACCAACGCGTGCCTCACCTACCTCCAGGGCCGGGCCCGCCGCCCCCTGCCCACCGGCCTCGGGGCGCCCGCGTCGGACCCGGCCACCGCCCCCCGCGAGGACCACGCCACGGCCTGGGCCGAGCCGCTGCCCGACGCGCTGGTGTGGGCCGATGCCCCCGAGGACCCGGCCGCGCGGACCGTGACCCGGGACAGTGTCCGCCTGGCGTTCGTCGCCGCGCTCCAGCACCTCACCGCCCAGCAGCGCGCGGTCCTGCTCCTGCGTGACGTGCTGGCCTGGCGGGCCAGTGAGGTGGCCGAGGCCCTCGACCTCACCGTCGCCGGGGTGAACTCCACGCTCCAGCGCGCCCGCGCGCGGATGGCCGCCGTCGACACGCAGGCCCGCCCCGAGCTGCCCGACGACGACCGCCGGCGGCGGCTGCTGGCCGCCTACGTCGCCGCCTTCGAGGCGTACGACGTCGCCGCCATCGTCGAGCTCGTCGCCACCGACGTCGTGTGGGAGATGCCGCCCTTCGAGGACTGGTACCTCGGTGCCGAGGACGTCGGGCGGCTCATCTCCACGTGGTGCCCCGCCACCGCCGCGGGGGACATGCGGGTGGTCCGGACGGCCGCCAACGGGCTCCCCACCCTCGCGCTGTACCTGCGGGGCGAGGACGGGGTCCACCGGGCCTTCCAGCTCCAGCAGCTCACCGTGACCGCCGACGGCGTCTCCCACGTGACGTGCTGGTTCTCGCGCGAGCTCTTCACCACGTTCGGCCTCCCGCAGGCGCTGCCGGTGTGA
- a CDS encoding 5'-3' exonuclease, with amino-acid sequence MAPTGGPLLLLDSASLYFRAFFGVPDSLKAPDGTPVNAVRGFLDTIGRLIEDRRPARVVACWDDDWRPAWRVAALPSYKANRLTEDGTEEVAPALTVQVPIIVEALAALGIPRLGAPGFEADDVIGTLVARELARPAGERAGTVEVVTGDRDLFQLVDDAAGVVVLYPMKGIKDLQRVDQAWLRARYGVTSGQGYADMATLRGDPSDGLPGVAGIGEKTAVALLGRYGDLAGVIAAADQVGSGLTPAQRTRLVEARDYLAVAPGVVRVAPDAPVAEVDDAVPATPADPDAVARLAERWNLGSPMAHVVRAMAAAPR; translated from the coding sequence ATGGCTCCCACCGGTGGTCCGTTGCTCCTCCTCGACTCGGCCTCGCTGTACTTCCGCGCGTTCTTCGGCGTGCCGGACAGCCTCAAGGCGCCCGACGGGACGCCGGTCAACGCGGTCCGCGGGTTCCTCGACACCATCGGTCGGCTCATCGAGGACCGCCGGCCGGCGCGCGTCGTCGCGTGCTGGGACGACGACTGGCGCCCGGCCTGGCGGGTGGCGGCGCTGCCGTCGTACAAGGCGAACCGGCTCACCGAGGACGGGACCGAGGAGGTCGCGCCCGCGCTCACGGTGCAGGTGCCGATCATCGTCGAGGCCCTGGCCGCTCTGGGGATCCCTCGGCTGGGCGCGCCGGGCTTCGAGGCCGACGACGTCATCGGCACGCTCGTCGCCCGCGAGCTCGCCCGGCCGGCCGGGGAGCGGGCCGGCACCGTCGAGGTGGTCACCGGGGACCGGGACCTCTTCCAGCTCGTCGACGACGCGGCGGGCGTCGTCGTCCTCTACCCCATGAAGGGCATCAAGGACCTCCAGCGGGTCGACCAGGCGTGGCTGCGGGCCAGGTACGGCGTGACGAGCGGGCAGGGCTACGCCGACATGGCCACCCTGCGCGGCGACCCGAGCGACGGGCTGCCGGGGGTGGCCGGGATCGGGGAGAAGACCGCCGTCGCCCTCCTGGGCCGGTACGGCGACCTCGCGGGCGTCATCGCGGCGGCCGACCAGGTGGGGAGCGGCCTCACGCCGGCGCAGCGCACGCGCCTCGTCGAGGCGCGTGACTACCTCGCCGTGGCGCCCGGCGTCGTGCGGGTCGCGCCGGACGCCCCCGTCGCCGAGGTCGACGACGCGGTGCCCGCCACGCCGGCGGACCCCGACGCCGTCGCGCGACTGGCGGAGCGGTGGAACCTCGGGTCGCCGATGGCCCACGTCGTCCGGGCGATGGCGGCCGCCCCGAGATGA
- the glnA gene encoding type I glutamate--ammonia ligase → MDRQQEYVLRAIEERDIRFIRLWFTDVLGVLKSVAIAPAELEGAFAEGIGFDGSSIEGLARVYEADMLAKPDPSTFQVLPWRGDQHGVARMFCDILTPDGEPARSDPRNVLKRSLARAADAGFTFYTHPEIEFYLLEPQLDPLAPLVPVDRAGYFDHVARGTTHDFRRAAIGVLESMGISVEYSHHEAGPGQNEIDLRYADSLSTADNIMTFRTVVKEVALQQGYHATFMPKPSIDWPGSGMHTHLSLFEGDSNAFYDPAGQYQLSSTGRSFIAGLLRHAAEITAVTNQHVNSYKRLWGGGEAPSYVSWGHNNRSALVRVPMHKPDKGQSVRVEYRALDSAANPYLAYAVLLAAGLKGIEEGYELPEEAEDNVWGLSDSERRALGIPALPGSLQHALEIMESSELVAETLGEDVFEFFVRNKHQEWTEYRSQVTPFERARLLPGI, encoded by the coding sequence ATGGACAGGCAGCAGGAGTACGTGCTTCGGGCCATCGAGGAGCGCGACATCCGCTTCATCCGCCTGTGGTTCACCGACGTGCTCGGCGTCCTCAAGTCCGTGGCCATCGCCCCCGCCGAGCTCGAGGGGGCGTTCGCCGAGGGCATCGGCTTCGACGGCAGCTCCATCGAGGGGCTCGCGCGCGTCTACGAGGCCGACATGCTGGCCAAGCCGGACCCGTCGACGTTCCAGGTGCTGCCGTGGCGCGGCGACCAGCACGGCGTCGCGCGGATGTTCTGCGACATCCTCACGCCCGACGGCGAGCCCGCCCGCTCCGACCCGCGCAACGTCCTCAAGCGGTCGCTGGCCAGGGCCGCCGACGCGGGCTTCACGTTCTACACCCACCCCGAGATCGAGTTCTACCTCCTCGAGCCCCAGCTCGACCCGCTGGCGCCGCTGGTCCCGGTCGACCGCGCGGGCTACTTCGACCACGTGGCCCGCGGCACGACCCACGACTTCCGCCGGGCCGCCATCGGCGTGCTCGAGTCCATGGGGATCTCCGTGGAGTACTCCCACCACGAGGCCGGCCCGGGGCAGAACGAGATCGACCTGCGTTACGCCGACTCCCTGTCCACGGCGGACAACATCATGACGTTCCGCACGGTGGTCAAGGAGGTCGCCCTCCAGCAGGGCTACCACGCGACGTTCATGCCCAAGCCGTCCATCGACTGGCCCGGGTCGGGCATGCACACCCACCTCTCGCTCTTCGAGGGGGACTCCAACGCCTTCTACGACCCGGCCGGGCAGTACCAGCTGTCCTCGACGGGGCGGAGCTTCATCGCGGGCCTGCTGCGGCACGCTGCCGAGATCACGGCCGTGACCAACCAGCACGTCAACTCCTACAAGCGGCTGTGGGGCGGCGGCGAGGCGCCGAGCTACGTCTCCTGGGGCCACAACAACCGTTCGGCGCTCGTGCGGGTGCCCATGCACAAGCCCGACAAGGGCCAGTCCGTCCGGGTCGAGTACCGCGCGCTGGACTCGGCGGCCAACCCCTACCTCGCCTATGCCGTCCTCCTCGCCGCCGGACTCAAGGGCATCGAGGAGGGCTACGAGCTCCCGGAGGAGGCCGAGGACAACGTCTGGGGCCTGTCCGACTCCGAGCGCCGCGCGCTGGGTATCCCCGCGCTGCCCGGCAGCCTCCAGCACGCCCTGGAGATCATGGAGTCCTCCGAGCTCGTCGCCGAGACCCTCGGCGAGGACGTCTTCGAGTTCTTCGTCCGCAACAAGCACCAGGAGTGGACGGAGTACCGCTCGCAGGTGACGCCGTTCGAGCGCGCCCGGTTGCTCCCGGGTATCTAG